The Burkholderia sp. NRF60-BP8 genomic sequence CTCCGGTGGAGCTGAAGAAAGCCTACCGCCTCCTCAATCACGGCCCGACCGTGCTCGTGTCGGCCCGCCACGACGGCGTCGACAACGTGATGGCCGCCGCCTGGGCGTGCGCGCTGGATTTCCTGCCGCCGAAGCTGACCGTCGTGCTCGACAAATCCGCGAAGACGCGCGAGCTCGTCGAGCGCAGCGGCACGTTCGTGATCCAGGTGCCGACGGCCGCGCAACTGCAGCTCACGCATGCGGTCGGCAGCCACAGCCTCGCGGAGCGGCCCGACAAGCTGCGCGAAGCGGGCGTCACGCTGTTCGACGTCGCCGGTCACGACCTGCCGTTCGTCGCCGGCTGCTCGGGCTGGCTCGCGTGCCGGTTGATTCCGGAGCCGCACAATCAGCAGACCTACGATCTGTTCATCGGCGAGGTGATCGGCGCATGGTCCGACACGCGCGTGTTCCGCGACGGCCACTGGTATTTCGAATCGGCCGACCCCGCGCTGCGCAGCCTGCACTACATCGCGGGCGGCAATTTCTATGCGATCGGCGAATCGCTGCACGTCGATCCGGACGCGCAGTAAGCGCCGGACGGACTGTCCCCGATCGGGCGCGCTTCATGCGCGCTTTTTCAGTTCGGCGAGCATGAGGTCGGCGAACGTCTGCGCGACGCGTGGCAGCGTGCGCCCGCGCTTCGCGACGAGCGCGATCGGCCGTACGAACGCGCGATCGTCGATCGGCTTCGCGACCAGGTCGGGCTCGGCGCGCACCTCGCGTGCGGTCGCGGGCAGGATCGTCACGCCGAGGCCGCCGCGCACCATCGCGACGGCCGTCATCATGTAGGTGGGCTCGCACGCGATGTCGGGCGTGCAGCCGGTCGCTTTCAACGCGGCATCGACGACGCTGCGCACGCTCGTGCCCTGCGCGGTGAGCACGAGCGGCACGCCGGCGACGTCGGCGGTGCTCACGCGGCGCTTGCGCGCGAGCGGATGATCCTTCGGGCATACGGCGACGAGCCGGTCGGCGCCCGCGTACAGCACCTCCAGCGACGCATCGAACATGTCGCCGCCGGTCAGTCCGAGATCGGCTTCCTCGTTGCGCACCAGCGCGGTGACGAGGCTCGCGACGCCGTCGCGGATCTCGAAGCCCGCGCGCGGCACGTCGCGCCGGAACGACTGGATCAGCTCCGGCAGCACGCTGGACGCGAAGGTCGGCAGGCACGCGAGCCGCACCGTGCCGCTCGTGCCTTCGCCGAGCGCGCGCGCATCGCGCAGCACGCGCTCCATGTCGTCGAGCGAGCGCTGCAATAGCGGCAGCAACTCGCGCCCGGTCTGTGTGAGCGCGACGCTGCGGCTGTTACGGTCGAACAGGCGCGCGCCGACGATGTCCTCGAGCCGGCGGATCTGCACGGTCAGCGCCGGCTGTGACAGATGCAGCCGCGCGGCGGCGCGCGTGAAGTTGCCGGCGTGCGCGACGGTGACGAACGCGCGAATGTCGCGAAGATTCAGATCCATAACGCTTTGTGATTGCTGCGATCAAATCATTTCAATTGTGCTATCGCTGCGCCGACCTTACGCTCGTCTCCAACAAAAGACAAGGTAGGAGACACCGATGCTGCCGTTACTCGGGCTGGGCACGATCGTCGTGCTGCTGGCCGCGATTCTGTCGAAGCGGATGTCGCCGCTCGTCGCGCTGATCGTCGTGCCGATCGCCGCGTCGCTGCTCGGCGGCTTCGGGTTGCACACCAGCAAGTTCGTCATCGACGGGCTGAAAGGGCTCGCGCCCGTCGTCGGGATGTTCGTGTTCGCGATCCTGTATTTCGGGACGATCACCGACGCCGGCACGCTCGATCCGATCATCGACCGGATCCTCGGCGCGGTCGGCACGCGGCCGACGCGCATCGTGATGGGCACGACGCTGCTTGCGCTGCTGATCCACCTCGACGGCTCGGGCGCCGTCTGCTTTCTCGTGACGATTCCGGCCGTGCTGCCGCTGTACGATCGCTTGAAGATGGACCGGCGCGTGCTGGCCGCTGCCGTGTCGATGGCCGCGGGCATCAACTTCCTGCCGTGGACCGGGCCGATGATCCGCGCGTCCGCGTCGCTGCACCTGCCGGTGTCGGCGCTGTTCAATCCGCTGATCCCGGTGCAGGCGATCGGGCTCGTGTTCGTGTTCGGCGTCGCCTACTGGCTCGGGCGGCGCGAGGAGAAGCGGCTCGGCCTGTCGCGCGACGATGCGTCGATTCCATTGCCCCGACGCGAACTGACGGCCGACGAGCAGGCGCTGCGCCGGCCGCACCTGTTCTGGTTCAACCTCGTGCTGACGCTCGTCGTGCTCGGCACGATGGTCGTGATGGGCGAGAAGATTCCGCCCGCGATCATGTTCATGGTCGGGCTGTGTGTCGCGCTGATGGTGAATTACCCCGACGTCGACATGCAGCGAAAGCGCATCGACGCGCACGCGCGCGCCGCGCTGATGATGGCCGGCATCCTGCTCGCGGCCGGCGTGTTCACCGGGATCATGCAGGGCAGCGGGATGCTGAAGGCGATGGCGCAGGCGGCGGTCGGCTTCGTGCCGCCGTCGATGGCGGGCCATATCCCGGTGGCGCTCGGTCTCGCGTCGATGCCGCTCAGCATGTTGTTCGATCCCGATTCGTTCTACTTCGGCGTGCTGCCGGTGATCGCGGAGGTGGCCGGCCAGCTCGGCGTGCCGGCCGTGCAGGTCGGGCAGGCGGCGCTGCTCGGCCAGATGACGACGGGGTTCCCGGTCAGCCCGCTCACGCCCGCGACGTTCCTCGTCGTGGGCCTGTGCGGGATCGAGTTGGCCGAGCACCAGAAATTCACGTTTCCGCTGCTGTTCGGCGCGTCGATCGTGATGACGATCGCCAGCGTCGCGCTCGGCATCTTTTGATTCTTCCCGGCGGCGCGTGTCGCCGGACGACGGTACGGACATGACAGCCATGCAAACTGAACGACGCGTGCGAATCGGCGCGGGCGCCGGCTACTCGGGCGACCGGATCGAGCCCGCGGTCGAACTGGCCGAACACGGGCAGCTCGACTATCTGGTGTTCGAATGCCTGGCCGAGCGCACGATCGCGATCGCGCAGCAGGCGCGCCGCAACGATCCGGCGCTCGGCTACGATCCGCTGCTCGACGCGCGGATGCAGGCGGTGCTGCCGGTCGCGGCGGCCAGGCGCGTGCGCATCGTATCGAACATGGGCGCGGCGAACCCGCGCGCGGCCGCACGACGTACCGCGCGGATCGCGCAGTCGCTCGGCATCGCGGGGCTGAAAGTCGCGGCGGTCGAAGGCGACGACGTGCTCGACGTCGTGCTGCGCGGCGCGTTCCGTTTCGAGGAATCGGGCGATGAAGTCGCCGCGTATCGCGAGCGCATCGTGTCCGCGAACGCGTATCTCGGCGCCGCGCCGATCGTCGATGCGCTCGCGGCCGGCGCGGACGTCGTGCTGACCGGCCGCGTCGCGGACCCGTCGCTGTTCGCCGCGCCGCTGATCCACGCGTTCGGCTGGCGGATGGACGACTGGGACACGCTCGGCCAGGCGACCGTCGTCGGCCATCTGCTCGAATGCGCGGGGCAGGTGACGGGCGGCTATTTCGCCGATCCCGGCTACAAGGACGTGCCGAATCTCGCGCGGCTCGGCTTCCCGATCGGCGAGGTCGCGGCCGACGGCTCGGTCGTGATCACGAAGGTGCCGCATGCGGGCGGCCGCGTGAGCGCGGCGACCTGCAAGGAGCAACTGCTCTACGAGATTCACGACCCGGCGCGATATCTGCAGCCCGATGTCGTGGCCGATTTCACGGGCGTGGCAGTCGCCGAGGAAGCGGTCGATCGCGTGCGCGTGACGGGCGGGCGCGGCGCCGCGCGGCCCGATACGCTGAAGGTGTCGGTCGCGTATGTCGACGGCTGGATCGGCGAAGGCCAGATCTCGTACGGCGGCCCGGGCGCGCTCGCGCGTGCGCGTCTTGCGCTCGACATCGTTCGCGAGCGGCTCGCGCTGACCGGCGTCGCGGCGAGCGAGCTGCGCTTCGACCTGATCGGCGTCGATGCGCTGTACGGCGACGCGACGCCGGCCGGACGCGGCAAGCCGGCCGAGGTGCGCGTGCGGGTGGCCGGCCGGGCGGCGACCGCCGCCGAAGCCGCGCGGATCGGCAACGAAGTCGAGACGCTCTATACGAACGGGCCGGCCGGCGGCGGCGGTGCGTTCAAGTCGACGCGCGAGGTGATCGCCGTGCAGTCGGTGCTGCTGCCGCGCGCGGCCGTGACGCCGTCGTTTTCATTCGTGGAGGCCTGATGCAACTGCGTGAACTCGCGCATGCGCGCACCGGCGACAAGGGCAATACGCTGAACGTGTCGGTCATCTGCCGCGATCCGCGTCATTACGACCATCTGCGCACGCATCTGGATGCGCAGACGGTCAAGGCATCACTGGCGGGCATCGTCCACGGCGACGTCGTGCGCTACGAGTTGCCGGCGCTCGGCGCGTTCAACTTCGTGCTGCGCGATGCGCTCGGCGGCGGGGTGACGCGCTCGCTCGCGCTCGATGCGCACGGCAAGTCGATCAGTTCGGCGCTGCTCGCGATCGAGGTGCCGGATCCGGCGTGACACAGGCGTAGTGCCGGGACGGGGCCGGGCGCTCACGGCATCGGGTACGCGCGGCGGCTAGGCCATCCACGTGCACTGGACGGTGAAGTTCGACGCCGCGCGCGGGCGTCAAGGCGTGCCGAAGGCGCTGCGCGGCGGATACTGAGTCGCCGTGCGCCGGAATGGGCGGCGTTACGCCGCCCACCCCTCACACGTACAGGTAGCGCACGAGGTGGAAGAACACCGGCGCGGCGAAGCAGATCGAATCGACGCGATCGAGCATGCCGCCGTGGCCGGCGATCATCGAGCCCCAGTCCTTCGTGCCGAGCGAGCGCTTGACGGCCGACAGCACGAGCCCGCCGACGAAGCCGGCGATCACGATCGCGAGCGAGATCCCGAACGCCGCGCCGAAGCCGAACGGCGTCACGCGATACAGCGACGCGCCGCACAGCGTGGCCAGCAGGCCGCCGCCGACGAAACCCTCGATCGTCTTCGACGGCGACAACTGCGGCGCGATCTTGCGGCGTCCGAACAGTTTGCCGACCACGTACTGCAGCACGTCGCTGATCTGCACGACGAACAGGAAGAAGAACAGCAGCAGCGCGTTCTGCCCGGCGTAGCGCGGAATGTCGAGGATCAGCACGGCCGGCGCGTGGCTCAGCCCGTACACGCACACCATCAGCGCCCAGTTGATCTTCGCGTTGCGGCTCAGGAATTCGCGCGTGTCCTGCGTGAGCGCCGATACGAGCGACATCGCGAAGAACAGGTGAACGGGCACGAAGATCGAATACATTCCGTACCAGTTGATCCCGAGCAGCAGGTATTGCACGGGAATCGCGACGAAGAATGCGATGAAGAGCGTCGTATGGTCGCTCGCGGTGGTCGGCGTGAGCGTGATGAATTCGCGCAGCGTCAGGTACGACAGCAGCGCGAACACCAGGTACGTGACGTTGTTGCCGAGGCCGATCGCGACGGCCATGATCGCGATCATCGCCCACCATGCGCGGATGCGCTGGTTCAGGTTGACGATGGTCGCGCTCGTGCCGCCGCTGCGCGCGCCGAGGATCGCGCCGATCACGGTCGCGACGACGAGCACGCCCGTGACGCCCGCGACCAGTTCCCAGAAGAGGGTTCGCATGGTTGATGTCCGGAAAAGGGAGAAGGGGGCGCCGCGTTCAGCCGGCCGGCCGCTGCGGCGGCGCGAGCGCGATGACCGCGTCGCGCATGCGGGCGAGGAACGTCGGCTTGTCTTCCTGAGCGCCGAGCGCTTCGTTTGCGCCGAAATGCACCTTGCAGATCAGCGGCACGGGCCAGATCGCGCCCTTCGGCATGATGCGCTGCAGGTTCTCGAGATAGACGGGCGCGAGCGCGACGTCCGGGAACTCGGTCGCGAGATGGAACAGCCCGCTCTTGAACGGCTGCGGCAGCACGTCGGCGCCGCGCGTGCCTTCCGGGAAGATGATGATCGAGTGACCCTGGCGCAGCGCATCGCGCACCGGGTCGAGCGGGTCGCCCCCGCTTTCGCGATGACGGTCGATCAGCACGACGTTCAGGAGCTTTTGCGCGATGTGGCGCTTCAGGTTGCTGCTGTCCCAGTAGTCGCGCGCGGCGACCGGCCGCACGACTGCGCGTACGTCGCGCGGCAGCGCGGCGAGGATCGCGAGCGTGTCGATGTGGCTCGTATGGTTGGAGAAATAGATCTTCTGAGTCGGCGACGGCGGCGCCTGATGCCAGACGGGATACGCGCCGGCGACGAGCCGCACGATGGACAGCAGGAAGTCGCGCTGCCAGACGTTGAGGACGTTCATCGGTACACCGGCTCCTGCATGCATGCCCGGCCCGCTGCGCACGCGCGGCGGACGGAACCCCGGAATGCCGGCGCGGCAGGATGCGCGCCGGATCGCTCTCGTTTACATTTTTTCAAGTTCGTGGCTGCCTGTCGCAGGTCCGCGATGATCGGACGATTCGCCGTCGCACGCTGTTGCGTCGCGGCGAATGCGCCGGACGGCGGCGTGATAATCGGCTGTTGCACGCGTGCCCGTCTGCAGTTCGAATCGATCTCGCCGCGATCGGGCCAGCGGATTATCGCGAGTTTCGAAGAAAAACGCCAGATTGGCGCCGCCCGGGCGGGCCGGCCCGCATGCTTGACGCAGCGAGGCCGCTCGGCGACGATGAGGGCCGTTCAATCCAGGCCGGCGACGGCCGTTTCGCCGCCCGGGGCATGGCGGCGGGAAACGTAGCCGACCGTCTCGCGCGAATAATACGAATACGAAACGATGAGCCTCTACGCACTCAAACCCAAATTCCAGGACCGTCTGCGCCCGTTCGCGAATGCGCTCGCCGAACGCGGCGTCACCGCCAACCAGGTCACGCTGTTCGCGGCCGGCGGCTCGATCGTCGTCGGCGCGCTCGCGGGGCTCGGCGTGTTCGCCCGCGTGCTGTTCCTGCTGATTCCGTTGTGGCTGTTCGCGCGGATGGCGCTCAACGCGATCGACGGGATGCTCGCCCGCGAGCACGGGCAGAAGAGCACGCTCGGCGCGTACCTGAACGAGCTGGGCGACATCGTGTCCGACGTCGCGCTCGTGCTGCCGTTCCTTGCCATTCCCGCGTTCGCGCCGGCGGACGTGTGGCTGTTCGCGCTGACGGCGGTGATCGTCGAATGCGCGGGGCTGATCGGCCCGCTCGTCGGCGCGACGCGCCGCTACGACGGCCCGTTCGGCAAGAGCGACCGGGCGCTGGCTCTCGGCGCGTTCGCGCTGTGGATCGGCTTGGGCTTGCCGATCGGCAGTGTCGCCGCATGGCTGTGGCGGCTGCTGATCGTGCTGTCGATCGTGACGGCGGTGCGGCGCGTCCAGGCGGGCATTGCCGAAGCGGGCGGCTGACGGGGCGGGCGCCGGAGGGCGGCGCTACATGATTCGAACAACGAAACGAGAGAGATCGCATGAGCACACGCACGGCCCGTGAGGCCGACTTCGTCACGCACGACGGTCAAACGCTGTTCTATCGACACTGGCCCGCGACGGGCGCACGCTGCCGCGGCGCCATCGTGCTGCTGCATCGCGGGCACGAACATTCGGCGCGGGTCGCGCACCTCGTCGACGAGCTCGACCTGCCGGATTTCGCTTTTTTCGCGTGGGACGCACGCGGCCACGGCCGCTCGCCGGGCGCGCGCGGCTACAGTCCGAGCGCGGCCGCGTCGGTGCGCGACCTGCAGACCTTCGTCGAGCATATCCGCGACACGCACGGCATCGCGATCGAGGATATGGCTGTGGTCGGCCAGAGCGTCGGCGCGGTGCTCGCGGCGACCTGGGCGCACGACTATGCGCCGCCGATCCGCGCGCTCGTCGTCGCGTCGCCGGCGTTCCACATCAAGCTCTACGTGCCGTTCGCGCGGCCGGGGCTGCGGCTGATGTACACGCTGCGCGGGCTGTTCTACGTGAACAGCTACGTGAAGCCGAAATTCCTCACGCACGATCCGGAACGTATCGCGAGCTACGCGTCCGATCCGCTGATCACGCGGCCGATCGCGGTCAACATGCTGCTCGACCTGCACGATACCGCGCGGCGGATCGTCGCCGACGCGGCCGCGATCACCGTGCCGACGCAATTGCTGATCTCGGGCGCCGACTGGGTCGTGCATCGCGGCCCGCAGGACCGCTTCTTCGAACGGCTCGGCGCGGCGCGCAAGGAGCGCATCGTGCTGCCGGGCTTCTATCACGACACGCTCGGCGAGCGCGACCGTGCGCAGGCGCTCGCGCCGCTGCGTGCGTTCGTGCTGCGCGAGTTCGATGCGCCGAGCCCGCGCGTGTCGCTCGCGGATGCGGACCGGCGCGGCGCGTTCCACGACGAATACGCGGCGCTCGGTCGGCCGCCGGCCAACCTGTTCGCCCGTGCGTACTGGGCACTCGCGCGCGCCGGCCTGAAAGCCGGCGGCGCGCTGTCGGACGGCATCGCGCTCGGGCTGCGGCTCGGCTTCGATTCGGGCTCGACGCTCGACTACGTGTACCGCAATCGCGCGCAGGGGAGATTCGGCGTCGGCGCGCTGATCGACCGCACGTATCTCGATTCGCCGGGCTGGGTCGGCATTCGCCAGCGCAAGGTGCATCTGCAGGAATTGATCGGCGCGGCGATCGGCCGCCTGCGCGGGCACGGCTCGCCGGTGCGGATCGTGGACATCGCGGCCGGCCACGGGCGCTACGTGCTCGACGCGATCGCGATGGCCGCCGAGCGCGACGGCGCGGCGCCCGACGACATCACGCTGCGCGACTACAGCCCGCCGAACGTCGAGGCCGGGCGTGTGCTGATCGCGCAGCGCGGTCTCGAGCCGATCGCGCGCTTCGAGCGCGGCGACGCATTCGACGAAGCGTCGCTCGCGACGCTCGAGCCGCGGCCGACGCTGGCGATCGTGTCGGGCCTGTACGAGCTGTTCGGCGAGAACGCGCTGATCGAGCGCTCGCTGCGCGGGCTCGCGCAGGCCGTGCCGCCGGGCGGCTATCTCGTCTATACGGGGCAGCCGTGGCATCCGCAGCTCGAATTCATCGCGCGCGTGCTGAACAATCACCGCGGCGAGTCGACCTGGGTGATGCGCCGCCGTTCGCAGGCCGAAATGGACGAGCTCGTCGCGCGGGCGGGCTTCCGCAAGCTCGA encodes the following:
- a CDS encoding bifunctional alpha/beta hydrolase/class I SAM-dependent methyltransferase yields the protein MSTRTAREADFVTHDGQTLFYRHWPATGARCRGAIVLLHRGHEHSARVAHLVDELDLPDFAFFAWDARGHGRSPGARGYSPSAAASVRDLQTFVEHIRDTHGIAIEDMAVVGQSVGAVLAATWAHDYAPPIRALVVASPAFHIKLYVPFARPGLRLMYTLRGLFYVNSYVKPKFLTHDPERIASYASDPLITRPIAVNMLLDLHDTARRIVADAAAITVPTQLLISGADWVVHRGPQDRFFERLGAARKERIVLPGFYHDTLGERDRAQALAPLRAFVLREFDAPSPRVSLADADRRGAFHDEYAALGRPPANLFARAYWALARAGLKAGGALSDGIALGLRLGFDSGSTLDYVYRNRAQGRFGVGALIDRTYLDSPGWVGIRQRKVHLQELIGAAIGRLRGHGSPVRIVDIAAGHGRYVLDAIAMAAERDGAAPDDITLRDYSPPNVEAGRVLIAQRGLEPIARFERGDAFDEASLATLEPRPTLAIVSGLYELFGENALIERSLRGLAQAVPPGGYLVYTGQPWHPQLEFIARVLNNHRGESTWVMRRRSQAEMDELVARAGFRKLDQRIDEMGIFTVSLAQRVDAS
- a CDS encoding AtuA-related protein translates to MQLRELAHARTGDKGNTLNVSVICRDPRHYDHLRTHLDAQTVKASLAGIVHGDVVRYELPALGAFNFVLRDALGGGVTRSLALDAHGKSISSALLAIEVPDPA
- a CDS encoding acyclic terpene utilization AtuA family protein — translated: MTAMQTERRVRIGAGAGYSGDRIEPAVELAEHGQLDYLVFECLAERTIAIAQQARRNDPALGYDPLLDARMQAVLPVAAARRVRIVSNMGAANPRAAARRTARIAQSLGIAGLKVAAVEGDDVLDVVLRGAFRFEESGDEVAAYRERIVSANAYLGAAPIVDALAAGADVVLTGRVADPSLFAAPLIHAFGWRMDDWDTLGQATVVGHLLECAGQVTGGYFADPGYKDVPNLARLGFPIGEVAADGSVVITKVPHAGGRVSAATCKEQLLYEIHDPARYLQPDVVADFTGVAVAEEAVDRVRVTGGRGAARPDTLKVSVAYVDGWIGEGQISYGGPGALARARLALDIVRERLALTGVAASELRFDLIGVDALYGDATPAGRGKPAEVRVRVAGRAATAAEAARIGNEVETLYTNGPAGGGGAFKSTREVIAVQSVLLPRAAVTPSFSFVEA
- a CDS encoding flavin reductase family protein, producing MDNHIAPVELKKAYRLLNHGPTVLVSARHDGVDNVMAAAWACALDFLPPKLTVVLDKSAKTRELVERSGTFVIQVPTAAQLQLTHAVGSHSLAERPDKLREAGVTLFDVAGHDLPFVAGCSGWLACRLIPEPHNQQTYDLFIGEVIGAWSDTRVFRDGHWYFESADPALRSLHYIAGGNFYAIGESLHVDPDAQ
- a CDS encoding CitMHS family transporter; translated protein: MLPLLGLGTIVVLLAAILSKRMSPLVALIVVPIAASLLGGFGLHTSKFVIDGLKGLAPVVGMFVFAILYFGTITDAGTLDPIIDRILGAVGTRPTRIVMGTTLLALLIHLDGSGAVCFLVTIPAVLPLYDRLKMDRRVLAAAVSMAAGINFLPWTGPMIRASASLHLPVSALFNPLIPVQAIGLVFVFGVAYWLGRREEKRLGLSRDDASIPLPRRELTADEQALRRPHLFWFNLVLTLVVLGTMVVMGEKIPPAIMFMVGLCVALMVNYPDVDMQRKRIDAHARAALMMAGILLAAGVFTGIMQGSGMLKAMAQAAVGFVPPSMAGHIPVALGLASMPLSMLFDPDSFYFGVLPVIAEVAGQLGVPAVQVGQAALLGQMTTGFPVSPLTPATFLVVGLCGIELAEHQKFTFPLLFGASIVMTIASVALGIF
- a CDS encoding lysophospholipid acyltransferase family protein, whose protein sequence is MNVLNVWQRDFLLSIVRLVAGAYPVWHQAPPSPTQKIYFSNHTSHIDTLAILAALPRDVRAVVRPVAARDYWDSSNLKRHIAQKLLNVVLIDRHRESGGDPLDPVRDALRQGHSIIIFPEGTRGADVLPQPFKSGLFHLATEFPDVALAPVYLENLQRIMPKGAIWPVPLICKVHFGANEALGAQEDKPTFLARMRDAVIALAPPQRPAG
- a CDS encoding CDP-alcohol phosphatidyltransferase family protein; translation: MSLYALKPKFQDRLRPFANALAERGVTANQVTLFAAGGSIVVGALAGLGVFARVLFLLIPLWLFARMALNAIDGMLAREHGQKSTLGAYLNELGDIVSDVALVLPFLAIPAFAPADVWLFALTAVIVECAGLIGPLVGATRRYDGPFGKSDRALALGAFALWIGLGLPIGSVAAWLWRLLIVLSIVTAVRRVQAGIAEAGG
- a CDS encoding LysR family transcriptional regulator, encoding MDLNLRDIRAFVTVAHAGNFTRAAARLHLSQPALTVQIRRLEDIVGARLFDRNSRSVALTQTGRELLPLLQRSLDDMERVLRDARALGEGTSGTVRLACLPTFASSVLPELIQSFRRDVPRAGFEIRDGVASLVTALVRNEEADLGLTGGDMFDASLEVLYAGADRLVAVCPKDHPLARKRRVSTADVAGVPLVLTAQGTSVRSVVDAALKATGCTPDIACEPTYMMTAVAMVRGGLGVTILPATAREVRAEPDLVAKPIDDRAFVRPIALVAKRGRTLPRVAQTFADLMLAELKKRA
- a CDS encoding phosphatidate cytidylyltransferase; this encodes MRTLFWELVAGVTGVLVVATVIGAILGARSGGTSATIVNLNQRIRAWWAMIAIMAVAIGLGNNVTYLVFALLSYLTLREFITLTPTTASDHTTLFIAFFVAIPVQYLLLGINWYGMYSIFVPVHLFFAMSLVSALTQDTREFLSRNAKINWALMVCVYGLSHAPAVLILDIPRYAGQNALLLFFFLFVVQISDVLQYVVGKLFGRRKIAPQLSPSKTIEGFVGGGLLATLCGASLYRVTPFGFGAAFGISLAIVIAGFVGGLVLSAVKRSLGTKDWGSMIAGHGGMLDRVDSICFAAPVFFHLVRYLYV